A stretch of DNA from Natrinema halophilum:
ACGTTTCCATCGGGAACTCGTCGATCGGATCGATGTGTTGCATCCCCGCGACGTTCGCGAGGTACTTGACGTCGCCCAGATTCGCAGCATCCTCGACGACTTGCTCGAGGTCGTCATCGTCGGTCAGATCACCCGGAACCGACTCGATCGACCCCTCGAGATCGAGTTCCTCACCGCGCTCGACGGTTCCCACGAGTCCGTCCTCGTCGACGTCCGTGGCGGCGACGGTCAATCCGTTACCGGCGGCGGCCAGCGCCGTCGCTCGGCCGATACCCGAGGCACCGCCCGTAACGACACAGACGTTCCGGTCGGTAAACGACTCGTCGGGGAACATGTAGATATCGTCGCGCGCCACCGTCGGTGGCGTGACCTGGTTCTGGGACATGAGTCGGTACGGTATCCGTCTCCGTGGATCACGATAAAAGTGGGAGACGATCGTTCGCCAGTCGTGAGACACTCTGCGACGTGAATAGTCACGAATCGATTCTGGCGCACCGACGCCAGCACCGTCGAGCTCGAGCGAGCAGGTCTCTGCGGGGCCTCTACCGCTCCGTCACAAGATGTAACATCAATTATGAACGTCTGACGTACGTTTATATGCCCGGACGGGCCCCTAGTTGGTATGTCGAACAACCGCGTCGAGACACTCGAATCGACGGTTGCGGAACTCGAGTCGACGGTAGAGGGGCTGACGGACGAGCTAATCGAGGCAAAAGAGCGGATTCGCGTTCTCGAGGCCGAACTCGATGCCGACACGCCGACGCGCGTCCCCGATCGACGGAGCGAGGGAGCAGAGATGGAGTCCGAGGAAACACCGGAAGCCGAACCCGACGACGTGGCGGAAGCGACGGCAGACGCCGAGGGCACGGAACGGGCCGCGGGCGACGAAGCGGAAGACTCAGGTAGCGACGACATTATTGTTGCATAACTGCAGACCGCGTCGGAGTCGAGACCGCTGATGGGGTGTCCGACTCTGCGGCGACAGGGCACGGCGAAACGGAGGGCTTGTAACGAGAATGTATATCAAGGCGCTCGTTCTGGACAATTTCAAGAGCTTCGGTCGGAAAACCAGGATTCCGTTCTACGAGGACTTTACGGTCGTCACTGGTCCGAACGGGTCCGGCAAGTCGAACATCATCGACGCCGTTCTGTTCGCGCTCGGACTGGCCAGGACCCGGGGAATCCGCGCCGAGAAACTGACCGACCTCATCTACAACCCCGGCCACGAAGACGGCGATGCCTCCGGCGGCCCCCGCGAGGCAGTCGTCGAGGTCATCCTCGACAACACGGACGGGGCACTCGAGCGCTCGCAGGTCGTCAACGCGGCCGGGAGCGAGGACGTCGGCGACGTCGACGAGATCCGAATCCGTCGGCGCGTGAAAGAAACTGAGGACAACTACTACTCGTATTACTACCTCAACGACCGGTCGGTCAATCTCTCCGACATTCAGGATTTACTGGCACAGGCCGGCGTCACCCCGGAAGGGTACAACGTCGTCATGCAGGGCGACGTCACCGAAATCATCAATATGACTCCCCATTCCCGGCGGGAGATCATCGACGAGATCGCGGGCGTTGCGGAGTTCGATGCGAAGAAAGAAGACGCCTTCGCGGAACTCGAGACGGTCCAGGAGCGAATCGACGAGGCCGAACTTCGAATCGAGGAAAAACGCGATCGGCTCGACCAACTTGCCGACGAACGCCGACAAGCAATTCGGTATCGCCGGCTCCGCCGCGAGAAAGAGGAGTACGAGGGATATAAGAAGGCCAGCGAACTCGAGGACAAACGCACCGAACTCGAATCGGTCGAATCGACGGTCGACGACCTCGCGGACGAACTGCGCGAACTCCAGCGCGAACTCGACGAACGCGAAGGGAAGGTCGTCCGGCTACAGGAAGACCTCGAGGACTTAAACGCCGAGATCGAGCGCAAAGGCGAGGACGAACAGCTCCGGATCAAAAGCGAGATCGAGGAGATCAAAGGCGACATTTCGCGACTCGAGGACAAGATCGAAGCCAGCCAGGAGGCGATCGAAGAGGCCGAGTCCAACCGGCGCGAGGCGTTCGTCCAGATCGACCGCAAACAGGAGACGATCGACGACCTCGAAGCGGAGATGCGCGATCACAAACTCGAGAAGGCCTCGATCAAGACCGAGATACAGGAACGCGAGGCCGAACGAGACGACCTCGAGGCGGAGATCGAAGCGGTCGACACCGAGTTCGACGAACTGAAAGCCGAATTAAGCGAGCGAAAGGACGAACTGGAGACGGAAAAGACCGAGAAGAACGACCTCCAGCGCGAGCAAGA
This window harbors:
- a CDS encoding DUF7518 family protein; translated protein: MSNNRVETLESTVAELESTVEGLTDELIEAKERIRVLEAELDADTPTRVPDRRSEGAEMESEETPEAEPDDVAEATADAEGTERAAGDEAEDSGSDDIIVA